TCGCCCTGAAGGCTTGGGAGAAACTGCCCAAGCGCAGCGGGAGAGGGCGGGCGCACGACGATGGATTCTCCGCCGACCACGAGCGGCTGAAAGCAATCCTCGACTTCTTTGCCGAGCGCGCCGGCGATGTCGAGACACGGATCGCGTTACGCGCCCGCGACCTGTCCTCCGCCTGGCGCTGTCTGGAACTGGCGCAATTCTGTCAATCGCAGGGCCGCATGGACGAAGCGCTGCGCCGGGCCGAGGAAGGCTTGTGGGTGTTCGAGGACGGTCAACCCGACGAGCGGCTCGTGTCGTTCACCGTCACCCTGCTCTCGAAATCCGGCCGGAAGGCGGACGCGGAAGCGCTGTTGTGGCGGGCTTTCGAGAAGGCGCCCAGCCTTGAATTGTACAAGCAATTGCGCAAGCTTGGCGGCAAGATCGCGCTCGAGCGTATCATTGGAATCCTTGAGACGCGGTCAGCCGGCAAGGAGCGCGCTGGCTGGTACACGCTCGCCGATCTTCTCGTCTGCATCCTGACCGAAGAAAAGATGTTGGATGCGGCGTGGGCCGCTGCGCACAAGCACAAGGTATCGTTCGGAGCAAAATTGGCTCTCGCCAACGCGAGCAAGGCCGCGTATCCGCGCGAAGCGCTCGAAGTCTACGCTGAGCGCGTCAACCAGTTCGTTAGCACGGGTGGCAATCACGCCTATGGAGAGGCGGCAAAGCTCATCGCCCGGATGGCTGCCTTGCAAAGCGCGACCGAGCAGGCGGCTTACGTCGCGACGCTGAAGGAGCGCCATCGGCAGAAGCGGAACTTCATGAAGCTGCTGAGTTGAACCGATGCGGCGCGCGAAGATCGAGCAACAGAACAAATATCTTCTGGCTCAACAGCGCCGGTTTCGCGTGGCCGCGGACATCGTGGCGGATGCGTGGATGGCGTTTCCGGAGGTTCATGCGGTGGCCGTGATAGGCTCGGTTGCAAAGGCGCTATGGAAGGAGGTTCCGCGTTTCAGCGATTTCCGCCGTGAGGGCATCGAGGTGTGGCATGAATGCCGCGATCTCGATCTGGCGCTCTGGATCGAATCGCAGCAACGTCTTCGTGAAATACATCGGGCCGCCAATCGTGCTTTGAGCAAGGCATTTACGTCGGGTGCCGACACCAGTGTTGTCCCCCATCAGCTCGATATCTTCATGTTCGATCCGGCGAACGACGCCTATCTGGGCAGACTCTGCTCGTTCAACCAATGTCCGAAGGGAAAACGCGATTGCCTCGTTCCGGGTTGCGGCGCGACCGCGTTCAACAAGGTAGTCGACGGCTTCGCGCCACGCGCCGATCTTTTGACGCCGGCCCAGCACGCGATGCTCTATCGGCGAGGTACCGGGCGATTGCGGTCTGCACTGGATTTGCCGGCTGTAGAGCCGGGATAGAATGATCAAACCATCAAGGATTCATGAGGGGTCTCGAGATGATGAACCAGAAGCAGAGTTGATCGATGCCGCGATGTCGGCGAGAGACCTGAACAGGATCAGCGGATCATCCTTCGAAGGAATAAAGCCGCGCCGCTTCCAAAAATGCGCAGCCTCGGTATCGACGGCATTGACGACGAGGGCACGTCCGCCAATCAGCTTGGCCGCCATTACACAGCGTTGCAGCGCATGCTTGAGCAACCCAGTGCCAATTCCTTTGCCGATGTAATTCTGATCTGCCGCCAGTTGTCCCAACAGCAGGCAAGGAACGGGATCAGGCGGCTGGCCGGTACGGATCGATCTCGGCAACGTTGCGGGAAGAACCGCCGTAGGCGCGAGGCCAAAATATCCAAGGACCCGATTGGCCCCATGTACGACCATGACGGCCGTGAAACCCTTCTCTTGATTGGAGAGCGCACGTGTCTTCAGCCATCGATCCAGAGACGGCTTGCCACAGGAGAACCCCGAGACGTCGTGAGCCGCTGTGAGCGGCTCCGGCTTGGAAATAGCCACCTTTCATTTCTCGGCTTTTGCGTTCCCGGATTCCCACGGAGCGGTGCGTTGAAAGAGTTCGACCATTTGAGGTACCGGACGCCCGGGTTGCGAAAGAACCTCTATAAAGGCCTTGAAGCCAGCCGGACTCATGCGGATGGGCGCCGCTTCCATCAGAACATCTTCCGCCGCACGTACTGCAGCCTCGCGCACGAAATCGGTGCGCGAACGGCCACGCAAGCTGGCCGCGCGATCGATAATGGCGATATCAGTTTCAGGCAGTCGCATCGATAGCGGATGCTCTTTTCGTTTTATGACGCGCGGCATTCGGAATCTCCTACAGAAGCTGTAGTGTATTTTACAATACGAATTTTTCAAGTTGCTAAGCGGCTTTGTTCATGATCTGTTCTAGTCTATCATGGACGAGTTTGCAAGCTGTAGTGGTGCCCGATTATTCCTCGCGGCCGTTCCCGATGCAGGCACGGCAGCGCGAATTCACCAATTGGCTGGCGTACTCAAGCGCGCGCATCATTTCGACGGCAAGCTCATTGCGCCCGAGCGGCTGCATATTTCGCTGTTCGCTCTCAGCGGGTTGTCTGAGGGCCAGCTTTGCGCCGCGCGGGAGGCGGCCATGGATGTGCGAACCGAGCCGTTCGAGGTCTCGTTCGATTGCACGGCAAGCTTTCGGGGGCGGCCGGGCAATCGCCCGTTCGTCCTGATCGGAGAGAAAGGATTGCGCCGGCTGCAGTCGTTTCGGCAAATGCTCGGCGCCGCGATGACGCGAAGAGGATTGAGGCGGCTGGCCAACACGAATTTCGCGCCCCATGTCACGTTGTTGTATGACGCACGTAGCGTAGACGAGTATCCAATCGAACCGATTGGCTGGACGGTTACGGAGTACGTACTCGTCCGCAGCTTGAACGGCCACGAACACCTCGTACGATGGCCTCTGTGGGTATGACAGGTAATTTGCGGAGTTATCCAGCGGACATTCCTGGACGTGTTATTTCGCCACAGCGAGCCGCTCAATCATCTCGTCGATCGAGTTGAACAGATATGTTGCTCCCGCCGCCTGCAGTGCGGACGGAAAGGCATAGCCCCAGGCCACGGCGCCCGAGTCCATGCCAGCGGCCCCAGCCGCCTCGATATCGCGGATCTCGTCGCCGATGCAGATCGTCTCCGAAGGTTTTACGCCGAGCCTCCGTGCGACACGTCGAAATTTCCAGTGCTTGCCGAACAGCGCGGCACCGCAGTCGAAGCGGGTGATCAGACTGGCGGTGGGTCCGAGCACTTGCCGGACGGAGGCGTCGCTGTCGGAACTGACGATGGCGGTCTTGATGCCCTGGCGTTGCAGGTCGGTCAGCATGGCCGGGATGCCGGCGAACAGCGATATCTCGCTCGCGGCGGCAAGCTTGCGCTTTCGCATGTCGCTGACGATGGTCGGCAATTGCCACATGGATACGTTGAGCCGCGCCATGATTTCGCGGGCGGACAGGCCGCGCAGTCCTTCCACCTCGTCGTCGCGGACGGGCGCAAGATCGAACCGAGTAATCATGTCCTGGAAGGAGGCGCGAAACCAGGGAAGGGAATCCGCCAGCGTGCCGTCGAAGTCGAAAATAGCGAGGCGATAACGCTCCATGAGAAAAACCGCCCTCAGCGCGTCACTGATCGTCGCCGCCGAAATAAGCGGGTTTCCCTGTCGTCCAGGTCTCGCCCCAGAGCTGGCCGCCGCCGTCGACCGTCAGCGTCTCGCCGGTCACGAATTTCGCTGACGGCCCGGCGAGGAAGACGCTGGCCTCCGCGACGTCCCAGGACGAGCCAACGCGCATCATCGGGTTCGAGCGCGGATAGGCCGCGCGTGCCTCCGGCGAATAGACGTTCCAGCCTTCGGTTTCGATCGCGCCGGGCGCCACGCAGTTGACCCGGATATTCAGCGGCGCCCATTCGACCGCGACGGCGCGCGACAGCCCAATGACGCCGCTTCGCGCCGCGATGGTGTGGGCAATGCCGTACAGGCCGTGGGTCGTCACGACCACGATATTGACGATGCTGCCGGGATGCTTGTGGTCGCGCCAGCGTTGCGCGGCGGCCTGCATCATGTACCAGGTGCCGTTCAGGTTGGTGTTGATGACGGCGTTCCAGCCCTTCACCGAAAAATCGATGGCCGCTTGCGGAAACTGCCCGCCGGCGCTGTTGATCAGGCTGTCGACGCGGCCATGCGCGGCCCAGATCGTGTCGAACAGGGCGTTGACCGCATCTGGCTCCCTGATGTCGGCTATATGCGCTGATGCCTTGAGACCGCGGCCCGCCAACCGGGTCACCAGCGCATCGAGCTTGCTTCCGTCGCGCCCGACCACGGCGACATGCGCGCCCAGCCTCGCGACCAGCCAGGCGATCGCCCGCCCAATGCCGCCGGCGCCGCCCGACACGATAACGACCTGATCCTTCAGCGCATCGGCCGCGAACATCGTCGGGTGAGCCGCAAGCTCCCCATCGGTGAGGCCGAGCTTCGCCGGAGACGGTTGATCGGTCATGAGCGGCGCGGACCCTTGTTATATGCGGCATCAGCCGTACATTACCCGCGCAACAACAACCATGCAAAACGAGTTCTGATGCCCGATCTTTCCGCCTTCCCGATCACCAATCGCTGGCCCGCCAAACATCCCGACCGCCTTCAGCTCTATTCGTTACCGACGCCGAACGGCGTCAAGGTCTCGATCATGCTGGAAGAGATCGGATTGCCCTACGAGGTGCATCTGGTCGACTTCAACAAGGACGACCAGAAGACGCCGGAATTCCTGTCGCTGAACCCGAACGGCAAGATCCCGGCCATCCTCGATCCGGATGGGCCTGGCGGCAAACCGCTGCCGCTGTTCGAGTCCGGGGCGATCCTGCAATATCTCGCGGACAAGACCGGCAAGCTTCTGCCGTCCGATGCCGCGCGGCGATACCAGACCATCCAGTGGCTGCACTTTCAGATGGGCGGGATTGGACCGATGTTCGGGCAGGTTGGATTTTTCCACAAATTCGCCGGCAAGGATTTTGCCGACAAGCGTCCGCTCGATCGTTACGTCACCGAGACGAAGCGCCTGCTGGATGTGGTGGAGACGCGGCTCGCCGGACGGCAATGGATCATGGACGACGAATACACCATCGCCGACATTTCCATGCTCGGCTGGGTGCGCAACCTGATCGGCTTCTACGGTGCGCGCGATCTCGTCGCGTTCGACGAGCTGAAGCAGGTGCCGGCATGGCTGGAACGCGGGCTCGCCCGGCCGGCGGTGCAGCGCGGGCTCGATATTCCGAAGCGGCCCTAGAGCTTCTGTTCTGACCGAGTCAGAACAGAAGCTCCAGATTCTTGTTTTGACGCGTTTTCTGCGCAGATAGTCGCCCGTGAAGAATCCTGGATTTTCAGGCTGGATTGACCCCGGGGAAGGTGGCGATGATTTGCCACAACAAGAGCCTGAGCCAGCAGATCAGGCGGCGGAAGTTATAGCCGACGGCGGCGAGGACGGCGTTGATGGCGTCGCCTTCACGATGCCAGAGGTAGTTGCGGCCCATGCGGTGCTCGGATTTGAGGTGGCCGATGACCGGCTCGACGGCGGAACGCCGTCGCAGCTGGCGCTTGATCTGTGGCGTCACCCGCCGTTTCTGTCCTGAGATGAACACCCTGAACTTGTAATCGGGCGGGGCGTTGTGGCCGCGATAGCCCTTGTCGAGGAGCGCGCGCTCGATGGTGTTGCCGATCAGCGCCTCCATCTCGGGGATGACGGTTGCAAGTGTGTGGCCGTCATAGGGGTTGCCGGGCAGCGCCTTCACATGGCTCACGAACTGCCCGCCCTTGGCGTGCGCCAGCGTAGTGGCGACCGAGACCTTGACGCCGAACTCGTAAGGCCGGTGCGCCTTGCCCTTGCCGATGCATTCCACCTCCGGCGCGTGCAGCGAGTAGAGCTTCGGGCCACGCTGGCGCTGCTTCTGCTCGAGCACTTGTCGCGCCCGCGCCAGCATGCGCTCCAACACGACCCCCCCGAGCAAGTCGGCGTTGCCGCCGAGTTTGCGGCCTATGTCGCGGATGATGCGGCCGAGATAGATTTTGAGCTTCTTCAAGGCTCTGTTGGCGCGCTTGAACTGCTTGGCGTGGGCATAACGCTGGTGCTTGATCAGCGCGAACTTGCCCACCCTGGCATAGGACTGGCGCAGCTTGACACCATATCGCTTCGCCAGCCGGACCAGGATCTCGCGGGCGCGGTTCAGCAGCCTGGCATCGGTCGGGAACATCACGTTCTTGGGCTGCACCGTCGTATCAATGATGACCCGATTAAGGTCGGCCGGTTTGATCGCCTCGGTCTTGCTGGCCACCGCAAGGCTCTCCTGCAGCAAGGCCTGCAACTTCTCCTCGCCCATCCGCTGTCGCCAGCGCGTCAGCGAAGAGCGATCGAACACCAACCGGTGCTGGAAGAACTCCTCGCCGCAGAAGAACTGGTAATAGGGGTTCTCCACCCAGCGCTCGCACAACACCTCATCAGAGAGGTCGTAGGTGTGCTTGAGGATCGCGAGTCCCGCCATCAGGCGGGTCGGTAATGGCGGCCGGCCCGGCTTGTCCTCATAGACCGCCCCGAACCGCTGCTCCAGGAACGACCAGTCGATCGTCTGTGCCAGCTTCACCAGCGGGTGGCCCATGTCGATGATCGCGTCCAGCCGCGAGCGCAGAAGATCGGCTTGTCCCGTCTCTCGTCGTTCCCTTGGTCGCATCGCTCCCTCCGATGCGATGACGGAATCACGGCTCGCGATTCGACGGAATCCTCAAAAATGAAATTGCAAGCTTTTGGGCAGTCAAAGCCCCAAAGCTTGCAATCTCAAAGCCAATCTCGCCCGGAAAATCGATTCTTGATCAACCGCTTGGATGGTTCTTCACGGACGACCAGATAAGTCTACGCAATCTGCGTAAACTTGATTGCTATGCGAACCGGTGCCCACTTCGCTCGAAAACGCTATGAGCCGCGCTTGAGCAGTTCGTACATGACGGGGTTGTCGGCGCAGGCGCCGAAGCCGCATTCCAGCAGCGTCGTCACCACGTTCGCGGCCGTGAGCGCGATCACGAGCCACACCGCGATTTGCGCGAAGGCGCCGCCGGTGGCCGGCAAAACGGCTTTGTCTTCCTCGAACTGGCTGTCGAACAGCCGGATCGCGGCAAGCAGGACGATGGCGGCAATGAAGCCGATCAGCGCCCAGGTATAATAGTGATAGCCGAGCAGCGCCGAACCGTAGCCGGCGTCGCCGGGAATGATGTGCAGCAGCACCTGCCGGGTCGACGCGACCGCGCCTGCGACCGCAGCCAGCAGCGACATCGCATAGTGGCTGGGGCGGGGGCCGAAGCGGATATTGAGCATCGGCCCGACGGCTAGCGCCGCGAACAGGATGCGCTGCAGCAGGCAGAGCGGGCAGGGCAGCTCGTGAAGGGTGAGCTGCGCGGCAAATGCCGCCGCCAGCACGGTCGCCACCGCGTAGAGGCTGAGTGCATTCAGCGTGATCGCACGCGTCTGGGTCATGCGTCCCTCAGAACGACAGTTTCAGCGTATCGGTCGCGTGGTGCAGATAGGTGGCGACGCACGCGATCAGGACGGCCGCAAACAGCCCGAGCGCCAGTGGACGCGGACCGCGCCAGGTGACCAGCATCGCGATGGCCGTGCCCAGAAACAATAGGGTGAATTCCATCGGCGGTCCCGGCTTGCGACTGATGCGCCAGTCTATGATAGATTCGCCGAAGGGCTCTGCAAAAAATCGGTCTGCTCGCGGCGAAACCGGCGACGCATATAGACTGATGGCATCTGCCACATGAACGTGATTATCCTACGACGTTGCTCTATTTCATGATGGTCCTCCCGCCTGGAGCGTCCCATGGCCACTGAAACCGTCCGTCCTGCCGCGCGCCATCAGCCTTGGTACAAGATCCTCTATATTCAGGTCCTGATCGCGATCGCGCTTGGCGTCCTGGTCGGCCGGTTCTATCCGGATTTAGGTAAGGAATTGAAGCCGCTCGGCGACGGCTTCATCGCACTGATCAAGATGATGATCGCGCCGGTGATCTTCTGCACGGTGGTGCACGGCATCTCGTCGATGGGCGATCTGAAACGCGTTGGCCGCGTCGGACTGAAGGCCCTGATCTATTTCGAAGTCGTCTCGACGGTGGCGCTGGCCGTCGGCCTTCTCGTCGGCGAAGTCCTTCAGCCCGGTCGCGGCTTCAACATCGATCCGGCCTCGATCGATCCGCATTCGGTTGCAACCTACGTCACCAAGGCAAAGGAAGAGGGCATCGTCGCGCATCTGCTCGCGATCATTCCGGACAGCTATTTCGGCGCGCTCGCCCGCGGTGACCTGCTGCAGGTCCTGCTGGTGTCCATCCTGTCTGGCTTTGCCATCGCATTTCTGGGCAAGGCCGGCGAACCGATCTCCCATGCCGTGGATAAGGCGGCGAAGATGTTCTTTCGCATCATCGGCATGATCGTTCGCCTGGCACCGCTCGGCGCCTTCGGCGCAATGGCTTTCACCGTCGGAGCCTACGGTCTTAGCTCGTTGTGGAATCTGATCGCACTGATAGCGACCTTCTATCTCACCAGCATGCTGTTCGTGTTGATCGTTCTTGGGGCGATCACACGGATCTCGGGCTTCTCGATCATTCGCTTCATCCTTTACATCAAGGACGAACTGCTGATCGTGCTTGGAACCTCGTCGTCGGAAACCGTTCTGCCGCAGATGATCCAGAAGATGGAGCATCTTGGCGCATCGCGGCCGGTGGTCGGCCTCGTCATTCCGACCGGCTACAGCTTCAATCTCGACGGCACCAATATCTACATGACGCTGGCGACGCTGTTCCTGGCACAGGCCACCAACACGAACCTGACGATCTGGCAGGAACTCGGTATTCTCGGCATCGCCATCATCACCTCGAAGGGCGCCTCGGGCGTTACGGGAGCGGGCTTCATCACGCTGGCGGCGACGCTTTCGATCGTGCCTGATATACCGATCCAGTCGATCGCGATTCTTGTCGGCATCGACAAGTTCATGAGCGAATGCCGGGCGCTGACCAACCTGATCGGCAATGGTGTCGCCTGCATCGTCATCAGCCGTTCGGAAGGCGAACTTGACAAGGACAAGCTGCACGAGGCGATGGCCCATCCGATCGAACTGGGTGAAGCGCTCGAGCCGGGTGCGGCCTAAACGGGTAACGGATCAATTTGGCGGGGCGGAATGACAAAACCCATCACCATCTACGGCATCAAGAACTGCGACACCATGAAGAAGGCGCGCGGCTGGCTCGACGATCACGGCGTGGCTTACGACTTCCACGACTACAAGCTTGCCGGCATCGGCAAGGATAAGCTCAAGCAATGGTCCGACGAACTCGGCTGGGAGACGCTGCTTAACCGTGCCGGGACGACGTTCAAGAAGCTGCCGGACAGCGACAAGGAAGGCCTCAATGAGCGCAAGGCGCTGGCGTTGATGCTGGCGCAGCCCTCGATGATCAAGCGTCCGGTGCTCGATCTCGGCGGCAAATTGCTGGTTGGATTCAAGCCGGACGTCTACGGCAAGGAAGTGCCGTCCAAATCGCGCGGGCGCTAGGCCTAATCGAGATCGATAACTTCGTCGGAAGAATGCCGGTCTGCCGCGACCGGCACGAAAGCCCGATCGATGATCGCCCTGACCAGAATCACGGGCTTGGCCTTCGGCCTCAGGCCCAGGACGTTGCTGACCTTGAAGCCGCCTTCAATGCTGATGCTTTTGAAGGAGCCGATGATTTGCTGGACGGCTTCGCCTTCGCCGAACGGCATCAGCAGCCGTTTATACGACACCTCCTTGCCGTCGGCATCATTCACCGTCGAGATTGAATAGATCGGCCGCTTGTGCCGAAGGCAGGCGCGATAAAGATCGACCACGTGGGCATAGCGCTCGGGCCCGACGGCCTCGTCAAGAAAGCGTCGCCGTTCGGCGGGATCGACGCGCGCGGTGCCATAGGTGGTGGCCAGCCTCGCGCCTTGATGCGTAATCAGGAAACGCGCGCAGTCGGCCTCGCCGACAACGTCATATCATGTCGACCATTTCGTCGTCGACGCGGTCGAGGTGAAAATCCCGGAGAAGAGGCATGGGCCTGCGCTTGCCGGCCGCGCGCAACCACTCGTTCAGGAGATAGCGCTGCCTGATCGATTTGACTACCGAGGGATCCGCACTCGCAAATTCCATTGAGGCTTAACCGAATTCCAGTACGTCCCCGGAGGGAATGCGGCCCGGTGCGCGATGAAAGAGATCGCGGTCGATGATGGTGCGTAGCTTCGGCACCGGCAGCTTGTCGTTTCCGCGGATCAGGTTCTTGATCTCGAAACCGCCGTCCTCGCTGATGGTCTTCAGCGAAGCGATGATGTGGGTGACGCTGCTGCCGTCGGAGAACGGCAGCAACAGCCGCTCATAGGCGACGGCACGCCCGTAGATGTCATCCACGTTGGCGATGGTATAGGCGGGCAGGCGGCGCGCGATACAAACGTAGTAGACCGGCATCACCATCGGAGCGAGCCTTGCGCCGAGATACTCGTCGAGATAGCGGCCCTTGCCGGTATTCCCATAAGCTGCCGACATTCGCGTGCCGTCGC
This portion of the Bradyrhizobium sp. AZCC 2262 genome encodes:
- a CDS encoding DUF6880 family protein; its protein translation is MTSILPRLSPRDPIPCHSPATFFAREVDGDYDTFADAAQLYADVLGDQGLAEYNRLALKAWEKLPKRSGRGRAHDDGFSADHERLKAILDFFAERAGDVETRIALRARDLSSAWRCLELAQFCQSQGRMDEALRRAEEGLWVFEDGQPDERLVSFTVTLLSKSGRKADAEALLWRAFEKAPSLELYKQLRKLGGKIALERIIGILETRSAGKERAGWYTLADLLVCILTEEKMLDAAWAAAHKHKVSFGAKLALANASKAAYPREALEVYAERVNQFVSTGGNHAYGEAAKLIARMAALQSATEQAAYVATLKERHRQKRNFMKLLS
- a CDS encoding GNAT family N-acetyltransferase; protein product: MAISKPEPLTAAHDVSGFSCGKPSLDRWLKTRALSNQEKGFTAVMVVHGANRVLGYFGLAPTAVLPATLPRSIRTGQPPDPVPCLLLGQLAADQNYIGKGIGTGLLKHALQRCVMAAKLIGGRALVVNAVDTEAAHFWKRRGFIPSKDDPLILFRSLADIAASINSASGSSSRDPS
- a CDS encoding type II toxin-antitoxin system TacA family antitoxin; this encodes MPRVIKRKEHPLSMRLPETDIAIIDRAASLRGRSRTDFVREAAVRAAEDVLMEAAPIRMSPAGFKAFIEVLSQPGRPVPQMVELFQRTAPWESGNAKAEK
- a CDS encoding 2'-5' RNA ligase family protein; the protein is MDEFASCSGARLFLAAVPDAGTAARIHQLAGVLKRAHHFDGKLIAPERLHISLFALSGLSEGQLCAAREAAMDVRTEPFEVSFDCTASFRGRPGNRPFVLIGEKGLRRLQSFRQMLGAAMTRRGLRRLANTNFAPHVTLLYDARSVDEYPIEPIGWTVTEYVLVRSLNGHEHLVRWPLWV
- a CDS encoding HAD hydrolase-like protein, with the translated sequence MERYRLAIFDFDGTLADSLPWFRASFQDMITRFDLAPVRDDEVEGLRGLSAREIMARLNVSMWQLPTIVSDMRKRKLAAASEISLFAGIPAMLTDLQRQGIKTAIVSSDSDASVRQVLGPTASLITRFDCGAALFGKHWKFRRVARRLGVKPSETICIGDEIRDIEAAGAAGMDSGAVAWGYAFPSALQAAGATYLFNSIDEMIERLAVAK
- a CDS encoding SDR family oxidoreductase, producing MTDQPSPAKLGLTDGELAAHPTMFAADALKDQVVIVSGGAGGIGRAIAWLVARLGAHVAVVGRDGSKLDALVTRLAGRGLKASAHIADIREPDAVNALFDTIWAAHGRVDSLINSAGGQFPQAAIDFSVKGWNAVINTNLNGTWYMMQAAAQRWRDHKHPGSIVNIVVVTTHGLYGIAHTIAARSGVIGLSRAVAVEWAPLNIRVNCVAPGAIETEGWNVYSPEARAAYPRSNPMMRVGSSWDVAEASVFLAGPSAKFVTGETLTVDGGGQLWGETWTTGKPAYFGGDDQ
- a CDS encoding glutathione S-transferase N-terminal domain-containing protein; translated protein: MPDLSAFPITNRWPAKHPDRLQLYSLPTPNGVKVSIMLEEIGLPYEVHLVDFNKDDQKTPEFLSLNPNGKIPAILDPDGPGGKPLPLFESGAILQYLADKTGKLLPSDAARRYQTIQWLHFQMGGIGPMFGQVGFFHKFAGKDFADKRPLDRYVTETKRLLDVVETRLAGRQWIMDDEYTIADISMLGWVRNLIGFYGARDLVAFDELKQVPAWLERGLARPAVQRGLDIPKRP
- a CDS encoding IS5 family transposase, which codes for MRPRERRETGQADLLRSRLDAIIDMGHPLVKLAQTIDWSFLEQRFGAVYEDKPGRPPLPTRLMAGLAILKHTYDLSDEVLCERWVENPYYQFFCGEEFFQHRLVFDRSSLTRWRQRMGEEKLQALLQESLAVASKTEAIKPADLNRVIIDTTVQPKNVMFPTDARLLNRAREILVRLAKRYGVKLRQSYARVGKFALIKHQRYAHAKQFKRANRALKKLKIYLGRIIRDIGRKLGGNADLLGGVVLERMLARARQVLEQKQRQRGPKLYSLHAPEVECIGKGKAHRPYEFGVKVSVATTLAHAKGGQFVSHVKALPGNPYDGHTLATVIPEMEALIGNTIERALLDKGYRGHNAPPDYKFRVFISGQKRRVTPQIKRQLRRRSAVEPVIGHLKSEHRMGRNYLWHREGDAINAVLAAVGYNFRRLICWLRLLLWQIIATFPGVNPA
- a CDS encoding disulfide bond formation protein B — translated: MTQTRAITLNALSLYAVATVLAAAFAAQLTLHELPCPLCLLQRILFAALAVGPMLNIRFGPRPSHYAMSLLAAVAGAVASTRQVLLHIIPGDAGYGSALLGYHYYTWALIGFIAAIVLLAAIRLFDSQFEEDKAVLPATGGAFAQIAVWLVIALTAANVVTTLLECGFGACADNPVMYELLKRGS
- a CDS encoding DUF5993 family protein, translated to MEFTLLFLGTAIAMLVTWRGPRPLALGLFAAVLIACVATYLHHATDTLKLSF
- a CDS encoding dicarboxylate/amino acid:cation symporter → MATETVRPAARHQPWYKILYIQVLIAIALGVLVGRFYPDLGKELKPLGDGFIALIKMMIAPVIFCTVVHGISSMGDLKRVGRVGLKALIYFEVVSTVALAVGLLVGEVLQPGRGFNIDPASIDPHSVATYVTKAKEEGIVAHLLAIIPDSYFGALARGDLLQVLLVSILSGFAIAFLGKAGEPISHAVDKAAKMFFRIIGMIVRLAPLGAFGAMAFTVGAYGLSSLWNLIALIATFYLTSMLFVLIVLGAITRISGFSIIRFILYIKDELLIVLGTSSSETVLPQMIQKMEHLGASRPVVGLVIPTGYSFNLDGTNIYMTLATLFLAQATNTNLTIWQELGILGIAIITSKGASGVTGAGFITLAATLSIVPDIPIQSIAILVGIDKFMSECRALTNLIGNGVACIVISRSEGELDKDKLHEAMAHPIELGEALEPGAA
- a CDS encoding ArsC family reductase, whose amino-acid sequence is MTKPITIYGIKNCDTMKKARGWLDDHGVAYDFHDYKLAGIGKDKLKQWSDELGWETLLNRAGTTFKKLPDSDKEGLNERKALALMLAQPSMIKRPVLDLGGKLLVGFKPDVYGKEVPSKSRGR
- a CDS encoding PAS domain-containing protein, with translation MEFQSAGPSVVKSIKQRDLLNTWLRLYARDQSMPRMSEYQPARIEDELPDMVFYTVDTQAEPPRLTIQSDGTRMSAAYGNTGKGRYLDEYLGARLAPMVMPVYYVCIARRLPAYTIANVDDIYGRAVAYERLLLPFSDGSSVTHIIASLKTISEDGGFEIKNLIRGNDKLPVPKLRTIIDRDLFHRAPGRIPSGDVLEFG